The sequence TTTTTAAATTATTAACTTCAATAATTTGTTCCCAAAGATAAGGTAAAACCGAAAGTGTTAAATAACCGTGGGCAATAGTTGATCCGAATTGTGTTTCTTTTTTTGCTCTTTCAACATCAGTATGTATCCACTGAAAATCAAGCGTTGCATCTGCAAATTTATTTATTTGCTCCTGTGTAATTTTCAAATAGGCGGAAGTTCCGATTTCTTTGCCTTCATGTGATGCAAATTCTTCAAGACTGTTTACAATTACTTTTGACATAGTTTTTGTGTTTTAAATTAATTATTTTTCTTTCTCCAAGAGTCTCTTAATGTAACTGTTCTGTTAAATGTTAGTTTTTCTGAATTACTGTCTTTATCAAGTGTAAAATATCCTTTTCTTTCAAACTGAAACTTTTCACCGATTTTTGCATTTTTTAAAAACGGTTCGGCTTTGCAGTTTTCAATAAGAGTTAAAGAGTCAGGATTTATAAACTCTTTAAAATCTCTATCTTTGTGGCTGTCAGGGGATTCATCGCTGAATAATCTGTCATATTGTTTAACATCAATATCAATTGCATGTTCAACAGAAACCCAATGAAGCGTTCCTTTTACTTTTCTGCCGTCAGGTGATTTTCCGCCTTTTGAAAGAGGGTCATAAGTGCAAAGCAGTTCTGTGATTTCTCCGTTTTCATCTTTTATAACTTCATTGCAAGTAATAAAATAAGCATATCTTAATCTTACTTCCCCTCCGAGTTTAAGCCTGAAAAATTTTCGATTTGCAATTTCTTTAAAGTCCTCTTTTTCAATATATAAATTTCTTGAAAACGGAACTTCTCTTGTTCCGGCACTTTCATCTTCCGGATTATTAATTGCAGATAATAACTCATCCTTTCCTTTCGGATAGTTTGTAATAGTAACTTTTAAGGGGTCAATTACCGTCATTACTCTTTGGGCAACTTTATTAAGGTGCTCTCTTATGCTGAATTCCAACAAACTTACATCAATTATATTCTCTCTTTTTGCAACACCTACTTTCTCAGCAAAGATTTTTAATGCTTCCGGCGTGTAACCTCTTCTCCGTAAGCCTGAAATTGTAGGCATTCGAGGATCATCCCAACCTGAAACATAATTCCCTTCAACCAGTTGCAAAAGCTTTCTTTTGCTCATAACAGTATAATTCAAGTTTAATCTGGCGAATTCAATCTGGCGAGGTCTTGTTCTGCCTTCTTCGTAAATATGACCCAGAAACCAATCATACAAAGGTCGATGATTTTCAAACTCAAGCGTACAAATTGAGTGTGTAATACCCTCAAGATAATCTGATTGCCCGTGTGTATAATCATACATCGGGTAAATACACCACTTATTTCCTGTTCTGTGATGATATTCGTGTTTTATTCTGTACATAACCGGATCACGCATATGCATATTGGGCGAACTCATATCAATTTTTGCACGAAGAACTTTTTCACCATCTTTAAATTCGCCTTTTTTCATGCGTTCAAATAAATCTAAATTTTCTTCAACAGAGCGATTTCTGAAAGGACTTTCAATACCGGGTTTTGTCGGAGTACCTCTTGTTGCAGAAATTTCTTCTCCGCTTTGGTCGTCAACATAAGCAAGCCCTTCTTTTATCAACTTTATTGCCCATTTATAAAGTTGCTCAAAATAATCTGACGAATAAAGATCTTCTCCGTTCCATTTAAAACCCAACCACTCAACATCTTCTTTGATGGAATCAACAAATTCAATTTCTTCTTTTGTGGGATTAGTATCGTCAAAACGAAGATTTGTTTTTCCGTTATATTTTTCTCCCAAACCAAAATTAAGGATAATTGATTTTGCATGACCGATATGCAAATATCCGTTGGGTTCAGGCGGGAACCGTGTAATTATTTCTTTGTGTTTTCCTGATTTCAAATCTTCTTCAATAATTTGTTCAATGAAGTTTAATGGTTTTTTTTCTTCCGAAACTTCATTATTATTTTTGTCTGTCATAATTATCTGTCTGTAAAATTATCATGCAAAGATAAAATGAATTATTGTTTTTTAATACATTTGCAAATTGAATTTATTTTCGTAAATTTTTAATATGGGATTTATAGAAATTGAAGGTATGGAGTTTTATGCCTATCACGGACATTACGAAGAAGAACAAATTGTAGGCAATCGCTTTTTAGTTGATTTGAAAATTGAAACAAATTGCCGAAAGGCTGCGGAAAGTGATCAAATCGAAGATGCTGTTAATTATCAAACAGCTTATAAAATTATTAAAACTGAAATGCAAAAAAAATCCAATTTACTGGAAAATATTGCAGGCAGAATTATTGATGCGTTGCATAATAAATTAGAAAATATGAAATCCGTCAGCATTAAACTGTCAAAAATGAATCCTCCCATGGGCGGAAAAATTAAAAAAGTAAGTATTACAATGACAAAATAAAACAATGGAAAACAAATTAACAATATATAATACATTAAGCAGAAAAAAAGAATTATTTGAACCCATAAATCCTCCCTTTGTAGGAATGTATGTTTGCGGACCTACGGTTTACGGCGATTCTCATTTGGGGCATGCTCGCCCGGCAATTACATTTGATGTTTTATTCAGATACTTAAAATATACCGGATATAAAGTTCGATATGTCAGAAACATTACTGATGTAGGGCACCTCGTAAATGATGCCGATGCAGGAGAAGATAAAATTGCAAAAAAAGCAAAGCTTGACCAAGTTGAACCAATGGAAATTGTTCAAAAATATACAAACAGTTATCATAAAAACATGGAGCAACTAAACACATTGCCTCCGAGCATTGAGCCGCATGCATCTGCACACATTATTGAGCAAGCGGAAATGGTTGAAGAAATTTTAAAAAACGGTTTCGCATACGAAGTGAACGGTTCTGTATATTTCGATGTTGCAAAATACTCCGAAACAAATAATTACGGCAAACTTTCAGGAAGAATTTTGGAAGACCTCCAAAACAATACAAGAGAACTTGCCGGACAAAGTGATAAAAAAAACTCATTCGATTTTGCTCTCTGGAAAAAAGCAGAACCGGAACATATTATGCGTTGGCCTTCAAAATGGAGCGACGGTTTTCCCGGCTGGCATTTGGAATGTTCGGTAATGAGCACAAAATATCTCGGTAATAAATTTGATATTCACGGTGGCGGTTTAGACCTTCAATTTCCCCATCACGAATGCGAAATTGCACAATCGAAAGCTGCAAAAGGTGAAGAAGCTGTTAAGTATTGGATGCATAACAACCTTATTACAATTGCCGGACAAAAAATGAGCAAGTCTTTAAATAACTTTATTATGCTTGATGAAATGTTCAGCGGAAAACATGAACTTTTAGAACAAGCATACAGCCCGATGGTTGTAAAGTTCTTTATATTACAGGCACATTACCGCAGTACGCTTGACTTCTCAAATAAAGCATTGCAAGCATCCGAAAAAGGATTTAACAGATTAATGACAGGAATTCAGACTTTAAATAATTTAAAAGAAAGCAATGAATCAACCGTAGATGTCAAATCTTTGACCGGCAA comes from Bacteroidales bacterium and encodes:
- a CDS encoding MaoC family dehydratase, with amino-acid sequence MSKVIVNSLEEFASHEGKEIGTSAYLKITQEQINKFADATLDFQWIHTDVERAKKETQFGSTIAHGYLTLSVLPYLWEQIIEVNNLKMQVNYGIEKFKFMEAVRVDDEVRLKVTVESIKDLRGICKAEMRATLEIKDRKKPAYIGTIVFLYHFE
- a CDS encoding glutamine--tRNA ligase/YqeY domain fusion protein — encoded protein: MTDKNNNEVSEEKKPLNFIEQIIEEDLKSGKHKEIITRFPPEPNGYLHIGHAKSIILNFGLGEKYNGKTNLRFDDTNPTKEEIEFVDSIKEDVEWLGFKWNGEDLYSSDYFEQLYKWAIKLIKEGLAYVDDQSGEEISATRGTPTKPGIESPFRNRSVEENLDLFERMKKGEFKDGEKVLRAKIDMSSPNMHMRDPVMYRIKHEYHHRTGNKWCIYPMYDYTHGQSDYLEGITHSICTLEFENHRPLYDWFLGHIYEEGRTRPRQIEFARLNLNYTVMSKRKLLQLVEGNYVSGWDDPRMPTISGLRRRGYTPEALKIFAEKVGVAKRENIIDVSLLEFSIREHLNKVAQRVMTVIDPLKVTITNYPKGKDELLSAINNPEDESAGTREVPFSRNLYIEKEDFKEIANRKFFRLKLGGEVRLRYAYFITCNEVIKDENGEITELLCTYDPLSKGGKSPDGRKVKGTLHWVSVEHAIDIDVKQYDRLFSDESPDSHKDRDFKEFINPDSLTLIENCKAEPFLKNAKIGEKFQFERKGYFTLDKDSNSEKLTFNRTVTLRDSWRKKNN
- the folB gene encoding dihydroneopterin aldolase, with the protein product MGFIEIEGMEFYAYHGHYEEEQIVGNRFLVDLKIETNCRKAAESDQIEDAVNYQTAYKIIKTEMQKKSNLLENIAGRIIDALHNKLENMKSVSIKLSKMNPPMGGKIKKVSITMTK
- the cysS gene encoding cysteine--tRNA ligase, whose translation is MENKLTIYNTLSRKKELFEPINPPFVGMYVCGPTVYGDSHLGHARPAITFDVLFRYLKYTGYKVRYVRNITDVGHLVNDADAGEDKIAKKAKLDQVEPMEIVQKYTNSYHKNMEQLNTLPPSIEPHASAHIIEQAEMVEEILKNGFAYEVNGSVYFDVAKYSETNNYGKLSGRILEDLQNNTRELAGQSDKKNSFDFALWKKAEPEHIMRWPSKWSDGFPGWHLECSVMSTKYLGNKFDIHGGGLDLQFPHHECEIAQSKAAKGEEAVKYWMHNNLITIAGQKMSKSLNNFIMLDEMFSGKHELLEQAYSPMVVKFFILQAHYRSTLDFSNKALQASEKGFNRLMTGIQTLNNLKESNESTVDVKSLTGKSFKALDDDLNTPVLIAHLFDGVKMINSIAAGNETINNNDLSSLQNFYDDIVFKILGLKDEEATCNNDEKLSDVIELLLKLRTEAKKNKDFATSDKIRNELKELGIIVKDTREGSEWKIN